From one Methylomonas paludis genomic stretch:
- the hslV gene encoding ATP-dependent protease subunit HslV: MSIQLEGTTILSVRRGNKVVIGGDGQVTLGNTVMKSNARKVRRLYHDKVIAGFAGATADAFTLFEHFEGKLEKHRGNLTRAAVEMAKDWRTDRALRKLEALLIIADAKTSLIISGTGDVIEPEYDFMAIGSGGAYAQSAARALLENTELTARDIVEKSLHIAADICIYTNHNLRIEELDTESAE; this comes from the coding sequence ATGAGCATACAACTTGAAGGCACGACCATTCTTTCCGTCCGACGCGGAAACAAGGTGGTGATAGGTGGTGACGGTCAGGTCACGTTAGGCAATACGGTGATGAAAAGCAATGCCCGTAAAGTCAGACGGCTGTATCACGACAAGGTTATCGCCGGTTTCGCCGGGGCTACCGCTGATGCTTTTACCTTGTTTGAACATTTTGAAGGTAAGCTGGAAAAGCATCGGGGTAATTTGACCCGAGCTGCCGTGGAAATGGCTAAAGACTGGCGTACCGATCGGGCTTTACGCAAATTGGAGGCCTTACTGATTATTGCCGATGCCAAAACTTCGCTGATTATTTCCGGCACTGGTGATGTTATTGAGCCGGAATATGATTTTATGGCCATCGGCTCTGGTGGCGCTTATGCGCAAAGTGCCGCGCGCGCCTTACTGGAAAATACTGAATTAACTGCGCGGGATATTGTCGAAAAATCTTTACATATCGCCGCTGATATTTGCATTTATACCAACCATAATCTCCGTATCGAAGAATTGGATACCGAGTCAGCAGAGTAA
- the putA gene encoding bifunctional proline dehydrogenase/L-glutamate gamma-semialdehyde dehydrogenase PutA — MGTAQCLAELRADINLTFLSAEADSLAELRNLLLDYDARQITQSAQQLVAKVRGSNIGTAPILAFLHEYGLHSAEGIAVLNIAEALLRIPDRRTRQEFLREQLADAGWYSHHQHSPRLLINLTTLGLTLAGKMSAQILQGGSALTPRLLSQLTEPLLGIVMEQILQQLATGFVIAENIGTAVQRSLTASSGYRYSFDMLGEAAITSADADHYYQAYAQAIQTLAKVATDADLMSNPGISIKLSALYPRYEALQYRTAGPELCAKLSSLALQAKAANISLTVDAEEAGRLQLSLDIFAQVSSSPELAGWPGLGLAVQAYHKSALAVIRWLAALAAAQGRRIPLRLVKGAYWDTEIKRAQENGWNDYPVFTSKAATDVSYLACARTILADPQVFYPQFATHNAHTVAAICEFGRDHPGFEFQRLYGMGEALYQQLSGAIPCRVYAPVGGHRELLPYLVRRLLENGSNNSFINQLENPALAAEVLCRDPLAELPANQKRAIAAPPQLFGKQRRNSHGLNLTDPELISQLQQMLDNLAFRHWSAAPLLSGRQPAGVAQPVYCPYQQNQIVGSVINSKAVDAEQALSAAWQAYPNWRLTAVAARAGYLQRAADMLEARHLELIALCIREGGRTLPDALAEVREAVDYCRYYAVNAMQLFSEPQILPGPVGETNQLGYFGRGVFVCISPWNFPAAIFIGQIVAALVAGNTVIAKPAAQTALTAMFCVQLLHEAGVPVQVLHLLPGDGPSLGRILLNDVRIAGVAFTGSTTTAHVINQQLAARESAIGVLIAETGGQNVLIADTSAHQEQLIADVLQSAFNSAGQRCSALRVLFLPEQSAEPIIARLIAAMQLLRVGAPTDIGVDIGPLIDRQAVAKLHKHVEQLCSRAKQIFQIDLADELQQGCFFAPTLLQIDNLALLNSEVFGPVLHVITYGSGQLPQVIATINASAYGLTLGVHTRLQTVSRYVQQHAQVGNVYINRNMIGAVVGVQPFGGMGLSGTGPKAGGPDYLRRFAVEQTVSTNIAAIGANPGLFDNFQVT, encoded by the coding sequence ATGGGTACTGCACAGTGTTTAGCTGAATTACGCGCGGATATAAATCTGACCTTTCTGAGTGCAGAAGCAGATAGCTTGGCGGAGTTGCGCAATCTGCTGCTGGATTATGATGCCCGGCAAATAACCCAGTCTGCCCAACAACTGGTAGCAAAAGTGCGGGGCAGTAACATCGGCACTGCCCCGATACTGGCATTTTTACATGAATATGGTTTGCACAGTGCCGAAGGCATTGCCGTGCTGAATATAGCCGAAGCCTTGCTGCGGATTCCCGACCGCCGCACCCGGCAAGAATTTCTGCGTGAACAATTGGCAGACGCGGGTTGGTATAGTCATCATCAGCACAGTCCAAGGCTGTTGATCAATCTCACCACATTGGGTCTGACACTTGCCGGCAAAATGTCAGCACAGATTCTCCAGGGCGGTTCAGCCCTGACTCCACGCCTGCTGAGCCAGTTGACTGAGCCGCTGCTGGGCATCGTGATGGAACAAATACTGCAGCAATTGGCTACCGGTTTTGTGATTGCCGAAAATATCGGCACTGCCGTACAGCGCAGCTTAACGGCTTCATCCGGCTACCGATATTCCTTTGACATGCTGGGCGAAGCCGCCATCACCAGCGCAGATGCCGATCATTACTATCAGGCTTATGCCCAGGCTATCCAGACCCTGGCTAAAGTGGCAACCGATGCCGATCTAATGTCTAACCCCGGCATCTCCATCAAATTATCGGCACTTTACCCACGCTATGAGGCATTACAATACCGTACTGCCGGCCCGGAACTCTGTGCCAAACTCAGCAGTCTGGCACTACAAGCCAAAGCCGCCAATATCAGCCTGACGGTAGATGCCGAAGAAGCCGGGCGCTTGCAACTTAGTTTGGATATATTCGCCCAAGTTAGTTCATCGCCGGAATTGGCGGGCTGGCCGGGCTTGGGTTTGGCAGTACAGGCCTATCACAAATCAGCTCTGGCGGTAATTCGCTGGTTGGCCGCTTTAGCGGCAGCTCAAGGTCGGCGTATTCCGTTACGGCTGGTGAAAGGTGCCTATTGGGACACCGAGATTAAACGTGCCCAAGAAAATGGCTGGAATGACTATCCGGTTTTTACCAGCAAAGCCGCCACTGATGTCAGTTATCTGGCTTGCGCCAGAACAATCCTGGCTGATCCTCAGGTGTTTTATCCGCAATTTGCCACCCACAACGCCCATACCGTTGCCGCTATCTGTGAATTTGGCCGAGATCACCCGGGTTTTGAATTCCAAAGGCTGTACGGCATGGGCGAAGCTTTATACCAGCAGTTATCCGGAGCAATACCCTGCAGAGTATATGCACCGGTCGGCGGTCACCGCGAGTTATTACCTTATCTGGTCAGGCGTTTGCTGGAAAACGGCAGCAATAATTCATTTATCAACCAATTGGAAAATCCGGCACTGGCCGCTGAAGTATTATGCCGCGATCCACTGGCTGAGCTGCCGGCTAATCAGAAGAGAGCCATTGCCGCTCCACCGCAATTATTTGGAAAGCAGCGCCGTAACTCTCACGGTCTGAATCTGACTGATCCAGAATTAATAAGTCAATTGCAACAAATGCTGGATAACCTGGCATTCCGGCACTGGAGCGCAGCCCCCTTGCTGAGTGGCAGGCAACCCGCAGGAGTCGCCCAGCCGGTTTATTGCCCCTATCAGCAAAACCAAATAGTCGGCAGTGTCATCAACAGTAAGGCTGTTGATGCAGAACAAGCCCTGTCTGCCGCCTGGCAGGCTTATCCCAACTGGCGATTAACTGCGGTGGCTGCACGGGCCGGGTATTTGCAGCGGGCGGCAGACATGCTGGAGGCCAGACACCTGGAACTGATAGCCTTGTGTATCCGAGAAGGTGGCCGGACATTGCCAGATGCACTGGCGGAAGTCAGGGAAGCGGTCGATTATTGTCGCTACTATGCTGTCAATGCCATGCAACTGTTTAGCGAACCCCAAATATTACCTGGGCCGGTTGGCGAAACCAATCAATTAGGCTACTTTGGTCGTGGTGTGTTCGTCTGCATCAGTCCATGGAATTTTCCGGCAGCTATTTTTATCGGCCAGATAGTCGCCGCACTGGTAGCCGGCAATACCGTAATCGCCAAACCGGCGGCACAGACAGCTTTGACTGCCATGTTTTGTGTTCAATTGCTACATGAAGCCGGAGTGCCGGTACAAGTCTTGCATTTATTGCCCGGAGACGGCCCGAGTCTGGGCCGGATTTTATTAAATGATGTGCGAATAGCTGGCGTCGCTTTTACAGGGTCCACCACCACGGCACACGTAATCAATCAACAATTGGCAGCGCGGGAATCAGCTATCGGTGTTTTAATTGCCGAAACCGGTGGCCAGAATGTGCTGATAGCCGACACCAGCGCTCATCAAGAACAACTAATCGCTGATGTCCTGCAATCCGCTTTCAATAGTGCCGGTCAGCGCTGTTCGGCCTTGCGGGTACTGTTTCTGCCGGAGCAGAGCGCGGAGCCAATAATTGCCAGGCTGATAGCCGCCATGCAATTATTGCGAGTAGGTGCGCCGACAGATATCGGCGTGGATATCGGCCCGCTCATAGACCGGCAGGCCGTAGCCAAATTGCACAAGCATGTAGAGCAACTGTGTAGTCGTGCCAAGCAAATTTTTCAGATAGATTTAGCCGATGAATTGCAGCAAGGCTGTTTCTTTGCCCCGACCCTGTTGCAAATAGACAATTTAGCCTTGCTGAACAGCGAAGTATTTGGCCCGGTGCTGCATGTAATTACCTACGGCAGTGGACAATTACCGCAAGTGATAGCCACCATCAACGCCAGTGCTTACGGATTGACTTTAGGCGTGCATACCCGCTTGCAGACGGTTAGCCGTTACGTTCAGCAACATGCCCAAGTGGGCAATGTATATATAAACCGTAATATGATAGGGGCAGTAGTGGGCGTGCAGCCCTTCGGCGGCATGGGGCTGTCCGGAACCGGGCCCAAAGCCGGCGGGCCAGACTATTTGCGGCGTTTTGCCGTAGAACAGACCGTTAGCACCAATATTGCAGCAATTGGTGCCAACCCCGGCCTGTTTGATAATTTTCAAGTGACATAA